A region of Leclercia adecarboxylata DNA encodes the following proteins:
- the thrC gene encoding threonine synthase, giving the protein MKLYNLKDHNEQVSFAQAVTQGLGKNQGLFFPHDLPEFGLTEIDDMLKQDFVTRSTKILSAFIGDEIPQELLEERVRAAFAFPAPVSQVEPDVGCLELFHGPTLAFKDFGGRFMAQMLTHISGDKPVTILTATSGDTGAAVAHAFYGLKNVRVVILYPQGKISPLQEKLFCTLGGNIETVAIDGDFDACQALVKQAFDDEELKVALGLNSANSINISRLLAQICYYFEAVAQLPQEARNQLVISVPSGNFGDLTAGLLAKSLGLPVKRFIAATNANDTVPRFLKEGKWTPNVTQATLSNAMDVSQPNNWPRVEELFRRKIWRLNELGYAAVTDETTKETMRELKQVGYTSEPHAAVAYRALRDQLNPGEYGLFLGTAHPAKFKESVDEILGESLPLPKELAERADLPLLSHNLPADFAALRKLMMTRG; this is encoded by the coding sequence ATGAAACTCTACAATCTTAAAGATCATAACGAGCAGGTAAGCTTTGCACAGGCCGTAACGCAGGGGCTGGGCAAAAACCAGGGGCTGTTCTTCCCGCACGACCTGCCGGAATTCGGTCTGACCGAAATCGACGACATGCTGAAGCAGGATTTCGTCACCCGCAGCACCAAAATTCTCTCTGCCTTTATCGGCGACGAGATCCCGCAGGAACTGCTGGAAGAGCGCGTCCGCGCGGCCTTTGCCTTCCCGGCACCGGTAAGCCAGGTGGAGCCGGACGTTGGCTGTCTTGAGCTGTTCCACGGCCCGACGCTGGCCTTTAAAGATTTCGGCGGCCGCTTTATGGCGCAGATGCTGACCCACATCAGCGGCGATAAGCCGGTGACCATCCTGACGGCCACCTCCGGCGATACCGGTGCGGCGGTTGCGCATGCCTTCTACGGCCTGAAAAACGTCCGCGTGGTGATCCTCTATCCGCAGGGGAAAATCAGCCCGCTGCAGGAAAAACTGTTCTGTACTCTCGGCGGCAACATTGAAACCGTCGCCATCGACGGCGATTTCGATGCCTGTCAGGCGCTGGTTAAGCAGGCCTTCGATGATGAAGAGCTGAAGGTGGCGCTGGGTCTGAACTCCGCGAACTCCATCAATATCAGCCGCCTGCTGGCGCAGATCTGCTACTACTTCGAAGCGGTGGCCCAGTTGCCGCAGGAAGCGCGTAACCAGCTGGTGATCTCGGTGCCGAGCGGCAACTTTGGCGACCTGACCGCAGGCCTGCTGGCGAAATCTCTGGGCCTGCCGGTGAAACGCTTTATCGCCGCCACCAACGCCAACGACACCGTTCCGCGCTTCCTGAAAGAGGGCAAGTGGACGCCAAACGTTACGCAGGCCACCCTGTCTAACGCGATGGATGTATCCCAGCCTAACAACTGGCCGCGTGTGGAAGAGCTGTTCCGCCGTAAAATCTGGCGTCTGAACGAACTGGGCTACGCGGCGGTGACCGACGAAACCACCAAAGAGACCATGCGTGAGCTGAAGCAGGTGGGTTATACCTCTGAACCGCACGCTGCGGTAGCCTATCGTGCCCTGCGCGATCAGCTGAACCCGGGCGAGTACGGCCTGTTCCTCGGCACGGCGCATCCGGCGAAGTTCAAAGAGAGCGTGGACGAGATCCTCGGTGAATCTCTGCCGCTGCCGAAAGAGCTGGCCGAGCGCGCCGATCTGCCGCTGCTGTCGCACAACCTGCCGGCCGATTTTGCTGCGCTGCGTAAGTTGATGATGACCCGCGGGTAA
- a CDS encoding DUF2502 domain-containing protein, giving the protein MSKLKPVLIALSLMLVAPMAVQASEITLVPAVKLQIGDRDKQGHYWDGGRWRDHDWWKSHYEWRDNRWHPHDEHHDNRHNDRHDDHRPGPGWKHH; this is encoded by the coding sequence ATGTCTAAACTGAAACCTGTGCTTATCGCGCTTTCTCTGATGCTGGTGGCTCCGATGGCGGTTCAGGCCTCTGAAATCACCCTGGTTCCGGCGGTCAAATTACAGATTGGCGATCGGGATAAACAGGGACACTACTGGGATGGCGGCCGCTGGCGCGACCATGACTGGTGGAAGTCACATTATGAGTGGCGGGACAACCGCTGGCACCCGCATGATGAACATCATGATAATCGCCACAACGATCGTCATGACGATCACCGTCCGGGACCGGGCTGGAAGCATCATTAA
- the yaaA gene encoding peroxide stress protein YaaA, translating into MLILISPAKTLDYQSPLATGRYTQPELLDHSQQLIREARKLSAPQIATLMSISDKLADLNATRFHDWQPDFTPSNARQAILAFKGDVYTGLQAETFSEADFDFAQQHLRMLSALYGVLRPLDLMQPYRLEMGIRLENAKGKDLYQFWGETITNKLNDALEVQGDNIVINLASDEYFKAVKPKKLNAEIIKPVFLDEKNGKFKVISFYAKKARGLMSRYIIENRLTKPEQLTAFNSEGYFFDEEASGKGELVFKRHEQ; encoded by the coding sequence ATGCTGATTCTGATTTCACCTGCTAAAACGCTCGACTACCAGAGCCCACTTGCCACCGGGCGCTATACCCAGCCGGAACTGCTGGATCATTCGCAACAGCTGATCCGCGAAGCGCGTAAGCTTTCGGCCCCGCAAATTGCGACCCTGATGAGCATCAGTGACAAGCTGGCGGATCTCAATGCCACCCGTTTTCACGACTGGCAGCCGGATTTCACGCCGTCGAATGCGCGTCAGGCGATTCTGGCCTTCAAAGGCGACGTCTACACTGGCCTGCAGGCAGAAACCTTTAGCGAAGCGGATTTTGATTTCGCCCAGCAGCATTTGCGTATGCTCTCCGCCCTGTACGGCGTGCTGCGCCCGCTGGATCTGATGCAGCCTTACCGTCTGGAGATGGGGATCCGCCTGGAAAATGCGAAAGGGAAAGATCTCTATCAGTTCTGGGGCGAGACCATCACCAACAAGCTGAACGATGCCCTGGAAGTCCAGGGTGACAACATTGTCATCAATCTGGCGTCGGATGAGTATTTCAAAGCCGTCAAACCGAAGAAGCTGAATGCAGAGATTATTAAGCCGGTCTTCCTCGACGAGAAAAACGGCAAGTTTAAAGTCATCAGCTTCTATGCCAAGAAGGCGCGTGGACTGATGAGCCGCTACATCATTGAAAATCGCCTGACGAAGCCAGAGCAACTGACCGCCTTTAACAGCGAAGGTTATTTCTTTGATGAAGAAGCTTCAGGAAAAGGCGAGTTGGTCTTTAAGCGTCACGAGCAGTAA
- a CDS encoding alanine/glycine:cation symporter family protein, whose product MPDYLSFINEVLWGSMMIYLLFAAGIWFTVRSGFIQFRSIPQLRKNLKNSLSPQPGGLTSFQALCTSLAARVGSGNLAGVALAISAGGPGAIFWMWMTAIIGMATSFAECSLAQLYKEADKQGQFRGGPAWYMARGLGMRWMGVLFSIFLLVAYGLIFNTVQAHSVAHALRFAFDCPEILTGGTLAALTLVVVVTGIKGVARLMQWMVPVMALLWVMASLLICAWHAEQLPAVFNLIFKSAFGWREAAAGALGYTLSQALTAGFQRGMFSNEAGMGSTPNAAAAAASWPPHPASQGIVQMIGVFVDTIIICTASAMIVLLAGPVDLPADTAGIQIIQQALINLTGGWGAGFVGFIIILFAFSSIVVNYIYAENNLLFLHPDARRSRWLLRGGIAVMVLLGSLLSLPTVWQLADIIMALMAITNLTAILLLSPVVTLIARDYLRQRKLGVQPVFDVSRYPEIEEQLAPGAWDDLPRR is encoded by the coding sequence ATGCCTGATTATCTGTCGTTTATTAATGAAGTCCTGTGGGGTTCGATGATGATTTACCTGCTTTTTGCAGCAGGTATCTGGTTCACCGTTCGCAGCGGCTTTATTCAGTTTCGCTCTATTCCCCAACTGCGAAAGAATCTGAAAAATAGCCTGAGCCCCCAGCCGGGAGGTTTAACCTCGTTCCAGGCGCTCTGCACCAGCCTGGCGGCCCGGGTCGGCAGCGGGAATTTAGCCGGGGTCGCGCTGGCGATCTCCGCCGGTGGTCCAGGGGCAATATTCTGGATGTGGATGACCGCCATTATCGGCATGGCGACCTCCTTCGCGGAGTGCTCGTTAGCGCAGCTGTATAAAGAAGCGGATAAACAGGGGCAGTTTCGCGGCGGCCCGGCCTGGTATATGGCCCGGGGCCTCGGCATGCGCTGGATGGGCGTGCTGTTTTCGATCTTTTTGCTCGTCGCCTACGGTCTCATTTTCAACACCGTTCAGGCCCACTCTGTCGCCCACGCGCTGCGCTTTGCCTTCGATTGCCCTGAGATCCTGACCGGCGGCACGCTGGCCGCGCTCACCCTGGTGGTGGTCGTCACCGGTATTAAAGGCGTCGCCAGGCTGATGCAGTGGATGGTGCCGGTGATGGCGCTGCTGTGGGTGATGGCCAGCCTGCTTATCTGTGCCTGGCATGCCGAACAGTTACCGGCGGTTTTCAACCTGATCTTTAAAAGCGCCTTTGGCTGGCGCGAAGCGGCTGCCGGAGCGCTGGGCTACACCCTGAGTCAGGCCCTGACGGCAGGTTTTCAGCGCGGCATGTTTTCCAACGAAGCGGGTATGGGCTCAACCCCCAATGCCGCCGCAGCTGCCGCGTCCTGGCCCCCTCACCCGGCCTCCCAGGGGATCGTGCAGATGATCGGCGTATTCGTCGATACCATCATCATCTGTACCGCCAGCGCCATGATTGTGCTGCTGGCAGGCCCGGTGGATCTCCCGGCAGATACCGCAGGCATACAGATAATACAGCAGGCGCTGATAAATCTGACCGGAGGCTGGGGCGCCGGATTCGTGGGATTCATCATCATCCTGTTCGCCTTCAGCTCAATTGTGGTGAATTACATTTATGCCGAAAACAACCTGCTCTTTTTGCACCCTGATGCCCGGCGCTCGCGCTGGCTGTTGCGGGGCGGCATTGCGGTGATGGTGCTGCTCGGATCGCTGCTGAGCCTGCCGACGGTCTGGCAGCTGGCGGATATCATCATGGCGCTGATGGCGATCACTAACCTGACGGCCATCCTGCTGCTCTCCCCGGTGGTGACCCTGATCGCCCGGGACTATCTGCGCCAGCGCAAGCTCGGGGTTCAGCCGGTTTTCGACGTCTCGCGTTATCCCGAAATTGAAGAGCAGCTTGCTCCCGGCGCCTGGGATGATTTGCCGCGTCGATAA
- the tal gene encoding transaldolase, with protein sequence MTDKLTSLRQFTTVVADTGDIAAMKLYQPQDATTNPSLILNAAQIPEYRKLIDEAVAWAKSQSDSRDQQVVDATDKLAVNIGLEILKLVPGRISTEVDARLSYDTEASIAKAKRLIKLYNDAGISNDRILIKLASTWQGIRAAEQLEKEGINCNLTLLFSFAQARACAEAGVFLISPFVGRILDWYKSNTDKKEYAAAEDPGVVSVTEIYEYYKQHGYETVVMGASFRNVGEILELAGCDRLTIAPALLKELAESEGAIERKLSFSGEVKARPERITESEFLWQHNQDPMAVDKLADGIRKFAIDQEKLEKMIGELL encoded by the coding sequence ATGACGGATAAATTAACCTCCCTTCGTCAGTTCACGACTGTTGTCGCTGACACCGGAGATATCGCGGCAATGAAGTTGTACCAGCCGCAGGATGCCACAACGAACCCTTCTCTGATCCTTAACGCTGCACAGATCCCTGAATACCGCAAACTGATTGATGAGGCTGTTGCCTGGGCGAAAAGCCAGAGCGATTCCCGCGATCAGCAGGTTGTTGATGCGACCGACAAACTGGCCGTTAACATTGGTCTGGAGATCCTGAAGCTGGTTCCGGGCCGTATCTCTACCGAAGTGGATGCGCGTCTGTCCTACGACACCGAAGCGTCCATCGCTAAAGCCAAACGCCTGATCAAACTGTACAACGATGCTGGCATCAGCAACGACCGTATCCTGATCAAACTGGCTTCCACCTGGCAGGGCATCCGCGCTGCAGAACAGCTGGAAAAAGAAGGCATCAACTGTAACCTGACCCTGCTGTTCTCCTTCGCGCAGGCGCGCGCATGTGCAGAAGCGGGCGTGTTCCTGATCTCTCCATTCGTGGGCCGTATTCTGGACTGGTACAAATCCAATACTGATAAGAAAGAGTACGCGGCAGCTGAAGATCCGGGCGTGGTTTCCGTTACCGAGATTTACGAATACTACAAGCAGCACGGCTATGAAACCGTGGTGATGGGCGCAAGCTTCCGTAACGTGGGCGAGATCCTGGAACTGGCTGGCTGTGACCGCCTGACCATCGCACCTGCGCTGCTGAAAGAGCTGGCTGAAAGCGAAGGCGCAATCGAGCGTAAGCTGAGCTTCAGCGGCGAAGTGAAAGCCCGTCCAGAGCGCATCACTGAATCCGAGTTCCTGTGGCAGCACAACCAGGATCCAATGGCGGTAGACAAACTGGCGGACGGTATCCGTAAGTTTGCAATCGACCAGGAAAAACTGGAAAAAATGATCGGCGAACTGCTGTAA
- the mog gene encoding molybdopterin adenylyltransferase yields MNTLRIGLVSVSDRASSGVYEDKGIPALEAWLASALTTPFEVQTRLIPDEQAVIEQTLCELVDEMSCHLVLTTGGTGPARRDVTPDATLAVADREMPGFGEQMRQISLHFVPTAILSRQVGVIRKQALILNLPGQPKSIKETLEGVKEADGKVVVAGIFASVPYCVQLLEGPYVETDPQVVAAFRPKSARREIIS; encoded by the coding sequence ATGAATACCTTACGCATTGGCTTAGTTTCTGTCTCTGACCGCGCCTCCAGCGGTGTTTATGAAGATAAAGGCATTCCTGCGCTGGAAGCCTGGCTGGCTTCTGCTCTGACTACGCCGTTTGAAGTGCAAACGCGTCTGATCCCGGATGAGCAGGCCGTCATCGAGCAAACCCTGTGTGAACTGGTTGATGAAATGAGCTGTCATCTGGTGCTGACCACGGGCGGAACAGGGCCCGCGCGCCGGGATGTGACGCCGGACGCAACCCTTGCCGTTGCCGACCGTGAAATGCCGGGCTTTGGCGAACAGATGCGCCAGATCAGTCTACACTTTGTGCCAACGGCAATCCTGTCACGCCAGGTCGGGGTGATCCGCAAGCAGGCGCTGATCCTCAACTTACCGGGCCAGCCGAAGTCGATCAAAGAGACGCTGGAAGGCGTAAAAGAGGCTGACGGCAAGGTGGTGGTGGCGGGGATTTTTGCCAGCGTACCGTATTGTGTACAGCTTCTGGAAGGGCCTTACGTCGAAACCGATCCGCAGGTGGTAGCAGCTTTTCGCCCGAAAAGCGCAAGGCGTGAAATAATCTCCTGA
- a CDS encoding MFS transporter, with protein MSHYTRPLNRQDYKTLTLAALGGALEFYDFIIFVFFAAVVGELFFPADIPEWLRQVQTFGIFAAGYLARPLGGIVMAHFGDLVGRKKMFTLSILLMAVPTLAIGLLPTYASMGILAPVLLLLMRILQGAAIGGEVPGAWVFVAEHVPARRIGIACGTLTAGLTVGILLGSVVATLVNTSMTQQAVHDWGWRIPFLLGGAFGLVAMYLRRWLQETPVFLEMQQRKALAQELPVKAVVVRHRKAVVVSMLLTWLLSAGIVVVILMSPVWLQKQYGFAPAVTLQANSIATIMLCFGCLIAGLAVDRIGSSLTFIIGSLLLAGSSWAFYHLAGSHPEQLFLLYGTVGLCVGVVGAVPYVMVRAFPPEVRFTGISFSYNVSYAIFGGLTPVAVTLLMGVSPMAPAWYVLALSLMGLALGIWLRQKPVEVPVLAG; from the coding sequence ATGTCACACTACACCCGGCCTCTCAATCGTCAGGATTATAAAACCCTCACGCTTGCCGCTCTCGGCGGCGCGCTGGAGTTTTATGACTTCATCATCTTCGTCTTTTTCGCCGCTGTCGTCGGGGAGCTGTTCTTCCCGGCAGACATCCCCGAATGGCTGCGTCAGGTTCAGACCTTTGGCATTTTCGCCGCCGGTTATCTGGCGCGCCCGCTTGGCGGCATCGTGATGGCCCACTTTGGCGATCTGGTGGGGCGCAAAAAGATGTTCACCCTCAGCATCCTGCTGATGGCGGTACCGACTCTGGCGATTGGCCTGCTGCCGACCTATGCCTCGATGGGCATTCTCGCGCCGGTACTGCTGCTGCTGATGCGCATCCTGCAGGGAGCGGCGATTGGCGGTGAAGTGCCGGGCGCGTGGGTGTTTGTGGCGGAACATGTTCCGGCCCGGCGGATCGGCATTGCCTGCGGCACGCTGACCGCAGGGCTGACCGTAGGCATTCTGCTCGGCTCGGTGGTGGCGACGCTGGTCAATACCAGCATGACCCAGCAGGCGGTGCACGACTGGGGCTGGCGTATTCCGTTCCTGCTGGGCGGGGCCTTTGGTCTGGTGGCCATGTATCTGCGTCGCTGGCTACAGGAGACGCCTGTATTTCTTGAGATGCAGCAGCGCAAGGCGCTGGCGCAGGAGCTGCCGGTTAAAGCGGTAGTGGTGCGGCACAGAAAGGCGGTGGTGGTATCGATGCTGCTGACCTGGCTGCTGTCGGCGGGCATCGTGGTGGTGATCCTGATGTCGCCGGTCTGGCTGCAAAAACAGTACGGCTTTGCCCCGGCGGTGACGCTGCAGGCCAACAGTATCGCCACCATCATGCTGTGCTTTGGCTGCCTGATTGCCGGTCTGGCGGTGGATCGTATCGGCTCCAGCCTGACCTTTATCATCGGCAGCCTGCTGCTGGCCGGGTCGAGCTGGGCGTTTTACCATCTGGCGGGCAGCCATCCCGAACAGCTGTTCCTGCTCTACGGTACGGTGGGGCTTTGCGTGGGCGTGGTGGGTGCGGTGCCTTACGTGATGGTTCGCGCCTTCCCGCCGGAAGTGCGCTTCACCGGTATTTCATTCTCCTATAACGTTTCATACGCCATCTTCGGCGGGCTGACGCCGGTTGCCGTCACCCTGTTGATGGGCGTGTCGCCGATGGCGCCCGCGTGGTACGTGCTGGCGCTGTCGCTCATGGGGCTGGCGCTGGGGATCTGGCTGCGTCAGAAACCGGTGGAAGTACCGGTCCTCGCGGGATAA
- a CDS encoding ABC transporter substrate-binding protein: protein MTLKKLIAAAGGLALFITPLIAQAQSWPVTVKDMDNRTVTVEHEPQRIILQDGRDIFALALLERDNPFAKVVAWNNLPKKQDTETWNVLKGKWPEAEKILDMKFSDQGNVDLETVISRQPDLMIAQLRAKPSLVQSGVLTKLEALHIPVIFVDYELHPVENTLPSIALLGKVLGQTDRAQAYIDFYQQRLDKIHQRLATASKKPLVFIEPIAGVGGLDNGCCFTHARNGWGGLVEAAGGSNIGSQLLPGATGNISVEKIISLNPDYYLMTGSKRPGKGMAIIPFGYNVPTGEVTTAFNALVGRQGVASIPAVAQGHTGALYHHFYNNPYNIVAIETLSKIFYPTLFKDVDPQADYHAIITDFTHIPDDNIILSYTPSH from the coding sequence ATGACGCTAAAAAAACTCATCGCCGCCGCCGGGGGGCTGGCACTGTTCATTACGCCGCTCATCGCCCAGGCGCAAAGTTGGCCGGTAACGGTCAAGGATATGGATAACCGCACGGTCACGGTGGAGCACGAACCGCAGCGCATCATTTTGCAGGACGGACGCGACATCTTCGCCCTGGCGCTGCTGGAGCGCGATAACCCGTTCGCGAAAGTGGTGGCGTGGAACAATCTGCCGAAAAAGCAGGATACCGAAACCTGGAATGTGCTGAAGGGCAAGTGGCCGGAAGCGGAGAAGATCCTCGACATGAAGTTTTCCGACCAGGGAAATGTCGATCTCGAAACGGTGATCTCCCGCCAGCCGGACCTGATGATCGCCCAGCTGCGCGCTAAGCCCTCGCTGGTGCAGTCCGGCGTGCTCACGAAGCTCGAAGCCCTGCACATTCCGGTCATCTTCGTTGACTACGAGCTGCACCCGGTAGAGAACACCCTGCCGAGCATTGCCCTGCTGGGTAAGGTGTTGGGCCAGACCGACCGCGCCCAGGCCTACATCGATTTCTATCAGCAGCGTCTGGATAAAATCCACCAGCGTCTGGCAACCGCCAGCAAAAAACCGCTGGTCTTTATCGAACCTATTGCCGGCGTCGGCGGGCTGGATAATGGCTGCTGCTTTACCCATGCGCGTAACGGCTGGGGCGGACTGGTAGAAGCCGCGGGCGGGAGCAATATCGGGTCACAGTTGCTGCCCGGCGCGACCGGGAATATCTCGGTGGAGAAGATTATCTCCCTCAATCCGGATTACTACCTGATGACCGGCTCAAAACGTCCGGGCAAGGGCATGGCCATAATCCCGTTTGGCTATAACGTTCCGACAGGCGAAGTAACGACGGCGTTCAACGCGCTGGTTGGGCGTCAGGGAGTGGCCAGCATTCCGGCGGTAGCTCAGGGCCATACCGGGGCGCTCTATCACCACTTCTATAACAACCCATACAACATCGTCGCCATCGAGACGCTGAGCAAAATCTTCTATCCAACGCTGTTTAAGGATGTGGATCCGCAGGCGGATTACCACGCCATCATCACTGATTTCACCCACATCCCGGATGACAACATCATCCTGAGCTACACCCCTTCGCACTAA
- a CDS encoding ABC transporter ATP-binding protein encodes MTDGLRVRELHTGYRKKKVISGLTTPRLPRGQITALLGPNGSGKSTLLRALADLNPAQGELLLNGEDLMTLPPAKRAQKVVYLPQSLPQGVHLHALESVIVARRASGSVNTQNVEQEAYAILEKLGVAHLAMSFLDQLSGGQKQLIGLAQSLIRQPDLLLLDEPLSALDLNYQFQVMDIVARETRLRNIVTVVVIHDINIALRHADYALMLKAGELIASGLPGEVVTPVNLAAVYGVDGRVEYCSRGLPHVVVDGLTP; translated from the coding sequence ATGACCGACGGCCTTCGCGTCCGGGAGCTGCACACCGGCTATCGCAAGAAAAAAGTCATCAGCGGGCTAACCACCCCACGACTTCCTCGCGGACAGATCACCGCCCTGCTGGGGCCGAACGGCTCGGGTAAATCGACCCTGCTGCGCGCGCTGGCAGACCTGAATCCCGCTCAGGGCGAGTTACTGCTTAACGGCGAGGATCTGATGACCCTGCCCCCGGCAAAGCGGGCGCAGAAGGTGGTTTATCTCCCGCAATCCCTGCCTCAGGGCGTGCATTTGCATGCGCTGGAATCGGTGATCGTCGCCCGTCGTGCCAGCGGCAGCGTGAATACGCAAAACGTTGAGCAGGAGGCGTACGCCATTCTTGAAAAGCTGGGCGTCGCCCATCTGGCAATGAGTTTTCTGGATCAACTTTCCGGCGGGCAAAAGCAGCTGATTGGCCTCGCGCAGTCTCTGATCCGCCAGCCCGACCTGCTGTTGCTGGACGAGCCCCTGAGCGCCCTCGATCTTAACTACCAGTTCCAAGTGATGGACATCGTCGCCCGCGAAACGCGGCTGCGCAACATCGTCACCGTCGTGGTGATCCACGACATCAACATTGCCCTGCGCCATGCGGACTATGCCCTGATGCTGAAAGCCGGCGAGCTGATCGCCAGCGGCCTGCCGGGAGAGGTGGTCACGCCCGTCAATCTGGCTGCGGTGTATGGCGTGGACGGCCGGGTTGAATACTGCTCCCGCGGACTGCCCCATGTGGTGGTCGACGGGTTAACACCATAA
- a CDS encoding FecCD family ABC transporter permease: MNSSLAAREQTGEAIIASHYRKVLVRRFTLAGVLLFFILCSLILDFTLGPSGISVSTLWHTLVDAASVDAGTRVIVWELRLPFALMAVAVGMALGLAGAEMQTILNNPLASPFTLGVSSAASFGAALAIVLGLGIPGIADKWFIPANAFVFALLACFILDGISRWTRVATSGVVLFGIALVFTFNALISILQFVASEDTLQGLVFWTMGSLARASWDKLAILAVALLIIVPLSLKNAWKLTALRLGEDRAVSFGINVKKLRLATLLRISIISALTVAFVGPVGFIGLVAPHISRMMFGEDHRFYLPGSMLIGALVLSLASVFSKNIVPGVIIPVGIVTSLVGVPFFLSIIIRNRGNV; this comes from the coding sequence ATGAATTCCAGCCTTGCCGCCCGCGAGCAAACTGGCGAAGCCATTATCGCGTCGCATTACCGTAAAGTCCTTGTCAGGCGTTTTACCCTGGCAGGCGTGCTGCTCTTCTTTATACTTTGCTCCCTGATCCTCGATTTCACGCTCGGTCCTTCGGGCATCTCCGTTTCTACGCTCTGGCACACCTTAGTCGATGCCGCTTCAGTCGATGCCGGTACGCGCGTCATTGTCTGGGAGCTGCGGCTGCCGTTTGCGCTGATGGCGGTCGCCGTCGGTATGGCGCTGGGGCTTGCCGGAGCCGAGATGCAAACCATCCTTAACAACCCGCTCGCCAGCCCGTTCACGCTTGGGGTGTCGTCTGCCGCCTCCTTCGGCGCTGCCCTGGCGATTGTGCTCGGGCTGGGCATTCCCGGTATTGCCGATAAGTGGTTTATTCCGGCAAACGCCTTTGTCTTTGCCCTGCTGGCCTGCTTTATTCTGGATGGCATCAGCCGCTGGACCCGCGTGGCGACGTCCGGCGTGGTGCTGTTCGGCATCGCGCTGGTCTTTACCTTCAACGCCCTGATTTCCATTTTGCAGTTCGTTGCCAGTGAAGACACCCTGCAGGGGCTGGTCTTCTGGACAATGGGCAGCCTGGCAAGGGCCTCATGGGATAAGCTGGCTATTCTGGCCGTGGCGCTGCTGATTATCGTGCCGCTGTCGCTGAAAAACGCCTGGAAGCTAACGGCGCTGCGTCTGGGAGAAGATCGCGCCGTCAGCTTCGGGATTAACGTCAAAAAGCTGCGCCTGGCGACGCTGCTACGCATCAGCATTATTTCGGCGCTGACCGTCGCCTTTGTCGGGCCGGTAGGCTTTATTGGCCTGGTGGCGCCGCATATCTCGCGCATGATGTTTGGCGAGGATCACCGTTTTTATCTGCCCGGCAGCATGCTGATTGGCGCTCTGGTGCTTTCGCTGGCCTCCGTGTTTTCCAAGAACATCGTTCCCGGCGTCATCATTCCTGTTGGCATTGTCACCTCGCTGGTGGGGGTGCCGTTCTTCCTGAGCATCATTATTCGTAACCGGGGGAACGTATGA
- the satP gene encoding acetate uptake transporter encodes MGNTKLANPAPLGLMGFGMTTILLNLHNIGFFPMDGIILAMGIFYGGIAQIFAGLLEYKKGNTFGLTAFTSYGSFWLTLVAILLMPKMGLTDAANPQFLGVYLGLWGVFTLFMFFGTLVGNRALQFVFLSLTVLFALLCVGHLVSNGEAIIHVAGWIGLVCGASAIYLAMGEVLNEQFGRTVLPIGEKH; translated from the coding sequence ATGGGCAACACTAAGTTGGCTAATCCGGCTCCGCTGGGCCTGATGGGTTTTGGCATGACCACCATCCTGCTGAACCTGCATAACATCGGGTTCTTCCCGATGGACGGCATTATCCTGGCGATGGGCATTTTTTATGGCGGTATCGCACAGATCTTCGCGGGCCTGCTGGAATATAAGAAAGGCAACACCTTTGGTTTAACCGCGTTCACCTCTTACGGTTCATTCTGGCTGACCCTGGTCGCCATTCTGCTGATGCCGAAAATGGGTCTGACCGACGCCGCTAACCCGCAGTTCCTGGGCGTTTATCTGGGCCTGTGGGGTGTCTTCACGCTGTTCATGTTCTTCGGCACGCTGGTGGGTAACCGCGCGCTGCAGTTCGTGTTCCTGAGCCTGACCGTGCTGTTCGCCCTGCTGTGCGTGGGTCACCTGGTGAGCAACGGCGAAGCCATTATTCACGTGGCGGGCTGGATTGGCCTGGTCTGCGGCGCCAGCGCCATTTACCTGGCAATGGGTGAAGTCCTGAACGAGCAGTTCGGTCGTACCGTACTGCCGATTGGTGAAAAACACTGA